The following proteins are co-located in the Acidimicrobiales bacterium genome:
- a CDS encoding VOC family protein: MAPDSQTMSALEGLVPLEGFYHWGIVTTDFDATLAELSATAGLEWASTVVRDFDVRQPNGVVKTDMRVTYSVNGPPHWEIIAASPGTIWDPASANGVHHLGFWSEDLISDSARLSDAGYPWLATYDHESCEPFGFTYHVIGALGLRIELVSADRRPAFDNWIAGGDFPSALEETSLQ, encoded by the coding sequence ATGGCGCCTGACTCACAGACCATGTCCGCCCTCGAGGGCCTCGTGCCGCTCGAGGGGTTCTACCACTGGGGGATCGTGACGACCGACTTCGACGCCACGCTCGCCGAGCTCTCGGCGACGGCGGGGCTCGAGTGGGCGTCGACGGTCGTGCGCGACTTCGACGTCCGCCAACCCAACGGCGTCGTGAAGACCGACATGCGGGTGACCTACTCGGTGAACGGTCCACCCCACTGGGAGATCATCGCGGCCTCGCCGGGCACCATCTGGGACCCTGCCTCGGCGAACGGGGTGCACCACCTCGGGTTCTGGAGCGAGGACCTCATCTCCGATTCGGCCCGGCTCAGCGATGCCGGGTACCCCTGGCTCGCAACCTACGACCACGAGAGCTGCGAGCCCTTCGGCTTCACGTACCACGTGATCGGCGCCCTCGGTCTACGGATCGAGCTCGTCTCGGCGGATCGACGACCGGCATTCGACAACTGGATCGCAGGCGGCGACTTCCCGTCGGCACTCGAGGAGACGTCGCTGCAGTGA
- a CDS encoding SDR family oxidoreductase produces MTAPFAGARVLVTGGGSGIGAATCEVLAAEGWEPVPVDLDPPPGGIALDVADDVAWERALDDVGPLRGLVTCAGIRTRGDIVDTSAADFRRHLDVNVVGTWLAIREYLRRHTTGDPGAIVTIASVNATIAVAGQAHYVASKGAVAALTKAAALEGAPLGVRANAIGPGPIRTPMTEERLVDPAQVAWLQSRVPLGRVGEPAEIGRVAEFLLSDAASYVTGETIYVDGGWVANGA; encoded by the coding sequence GTGACGGCCCCGTTCGCCGGGGCCCGTGTACTCGTCACCGGGGGCGGTTCCGGCATCGGGGCCGCAACCTGTGAGGTCCTCGCCGCCGAAGGCTGGGAGCCCGTCCCGGTCGATCTCGATCCGCCGCCCGGAGGGATCGCTCTCGACGTCGCCGACGACGTCGCATGGGAGCGGGCGCTCGACGATGTGGGACCGTTGCGCGGTCTCGTGACCTGTGCCGGGATCCGGACGCGTGGCGACATCGTCGACACCTCGGCCGCTGACTTCCGTCGCCATCTCGATGTCAACGTCGTCGGGACCTGGCTCGCGATCCGTGAGTACCTGCGACGCCACACGACCGGTGACCCCGGAGCGATCGTCACGATCGCCTCGGTCAACGCGACGATCGCGGTCGCCGGCCAGGCCCACTACGTCGCGTCCAAGGGGGCCGTCGCCGCGCTGACCAAGGCCGCAGCGCTCGAGGGTGCCCCCCTCGGTGTGCGGGCGAACGCCATCGGGCCCGGACCGATCCGCACGCCGATGACCGAGGAGCGTCTCGTGGATCCGGCCCAGGTCGCCTGGCTTCAGAGCCGCGTCCCGCTCGGTCGCGTCGGTGAGCCGGCCGAGATCGGCCGGGTCGCCGAGTTCCTACTATCCGACGCCGCGTCCTACGTGACCGGCGAGACCATCTACGTAGACGGGGGGTGGGTCGCCAATGGCGCCTGA